GAGTTTAATACCCCCAAAAATTGAGTGCCCTGCACTACAAAAAGTATGAAGGCTGACTGCGGTGTGTCGCACTTCTCTCCTAGTGCTTAAACAGAAGCTTAAGCCGTAAAGCTATAATTATAGTAGGCGAAGCAAGGCCTTAGGTGCCAAAAGAATAATTTCTTGGCAGCTTCTGCTTCAGCAGGACACAGTGTCAAGCTGGACCCAAATTAAGTGCAATAATTAAAGGCACTTATATCAGACATAAAGCGGAAAATGAACATTTAACGTTTTAGTTTTCTTGATGAATTTAGTGTAGTTATGATCTGTGTTCTTTAGTTTTGTTATGTTGCCGCCTGCAATACCTCTGTCTGATATTTCTTACCAGGAACCGAGCGAGCTCTTGGCGGAGGGTCATCTCTTGGCGGAGGCGTAGGTAAGGAGTTTGTTTGGAACAGTCATATCGTTATAAGTTTTAATTACGCGACAATTCGAAGTGTTTAATACCACAAAAAATTGAGTGCCCTGCACTACAAAAAGGATGAAGTCTGACTGCGGTGGGTCGCACTTCTCTTTTTGTGCTTACCATGAAGCTTAAGCCGTAAAGTTATAATTATAGTAGGCGAAGCAGGGCCTTAGATGCCAAAAGATTAATTCCTTGGAAGCTCGTCCTTCAGCAGCTCACAGTGTAAAGCTGGACCCAAATTGTTTGCAATAATTAACGGCACAGATATCAGACATTAAGCGCAGGTATGAACAATTACctatatagtttttttttgtgaatttaGTATAGCTATgttctttgttgtttacttttgtTATGTTGCCGCGTGTAATATCTGTGTCTGTTATTTCTTACCAGGAACCGAGCGAGCTCTTGGCGGAGGCTCATCTCTTGGCGGAGGCGTAGGTAAGGAGTTTGTTTGGAACAGTCATATTGTTATAAGTTTTAATTACGCGACAATTCGAAGTGTTTAATACCACAAAAAATTGAGTGCCCTGCACTACAAAAAGGATGAAGTCTGACTGCGCTGGGTCGCACTTCTCTTTTTGTGCTTACCATGAAGCTTAAGCCGTAAAGTTATAATTATAGTAGGCGAAGCAGGGCCTTAGATGCCAAAAGATTAATTCCTTGGAAGCTCGTCCTTCAGCAGCTCACAGTGTAAAGCTGGACCCAAATTATTTGCAATAATTAACGGCACAGATATCAGACATTAAGCGCAGGTATGAACAATTAActatatagtttttttttgtgaattaaGTATAGCTATgttctttgttgtttacttttgtTATGTTGCCGCGTGTAATATCTGTGTCTGTTATTTCTTACCAGGAACCGAGCGAGCTCTTGGCGGAGGCTCATCTCTTGGCGGAGGCGTAGGTAAGGAGTTTGTTTGGAACACTCATCCCGTTATAAATTTTAAGCCCCAAATAAATTTAGTgccctgcactacaaaaattttgaaGTCGGACTGCGGTGGGTCACACTTCTCGCTTTGTGTTTACCCTGAAGCTTAAGCCGTATCATAATTCTAATTCTTCTTTGTTCTCGTTTTTGCGCCATTTGCATGTGTCTTCTTCGTAGGCCAGCAATTCGGCGAGCCAAGTATCAATCAGCAGTGCCCAGCTTAGGGAGGAAAAGTACCACATCTCGCCTACAGTGTTCCTATTAAGCGCGAAACAGTTTCCGCAGAAAGAAATCGCTGCAGCTTGGAGATATGCGTGGTAATTGTATGCTCGAGTGAGGCTTGGAGATATCTAGAAATGTTACTGGGTAATCTATCCGCTTTTTGGAAGCAAGCAAATGAACTAAATGTATTGAATATGGAAAGCCACCCCAAGGTTCTTACTTTTGGTTGCAAGCTGCTGTACGGCGCATGGTTTTGTCATTTTCTGAAGCGTAACGGCTTGATTATCTTTGGCTGCAGGAAGGACGTATTGAAGAGCCCGCAAAGACATCGCTGAGCAGTCATTGTGAAAACTTTCAGGTGCGTGATGCAACGGTAAATTTCTCTAACCTGATTCTGAAATATTTAGTACGTTAGCGTAGGAACCCCATTCACCGATTTCGCCACTGTCTGTCTGGCCGGTAGTTAACCCGGTTACCCGGGAGAGACAGCTAGGTGGCCCCGCTATTTGACACGTCGTCCACCTAGGTCACTTGACCATGTGGCGTCATCGCAGCCTGCCAACAGGATCGTTAGCAAGCTGCCCACCCTGGCAGCTGTCAGTTCAGCTAATTATTGCTCGCGATATTGCGAGATTCCAAGCAACCCGAGTATCAGAAGCCCCCCTGTTGGCAGCACCTGTCAATACAAGGCAATCGCGCATCGCTTAAACGTTGCAGCTTTGCGGCAGAAACAGAATGACATGtgccagcgatctatgaatataaagaatAAATAATTTCGTATATATGGGCACTAACTCATTAATGCCATCTCGTCATATTCTTGAGATTGAGCTGAAGTGTCCCTTTCATTCTAGAACGCTAGCGCCAAA
The Amblyomma americanum isolate KBUSLIRL-KWMA chromosome 3, ASM5285725v1, whole genome shotgun sequence genome window above contains:
- the LOC144123088 gene encoding uncharacterized protein LOC144123088 isoform X2, which codes for MAHAQLFVVFATVALLSMGVERSHAGGPSLGGGVGTERALGGGSSLGGGVGTERALGGGSSLGGGVGTERALGGGSSLGGGVGTERALGGGSSLGGGVGRTY